In Alicyclobacillus macrosporangiidus CPP55, a single window of DNA contains:
- the yycI gene encoding two-component system regulatory protein YycI encodes MNWEVAKNWLLAAFLLLDLFLGWQVYESRREMLGYVASASDRLANTKTILSEHGFILDTTVPSEHPNMAFVRAEFASVSLADLGRAAFPESKALQIDEQAGMVRCAQGEIHTLGQGQWQVNYATPVPFSDQGLSGLPGVGQAGQYQPDTGRTPANPAGKAGGPANGIRMFAQTAAGFPVFDAEVQVDVAAGRATGFTQTALTGIAPVGDAKPTISAMDALDSLASAVDKSSNGTDNKILSVTLGYVHKVTKSPAGAQEMPAPNYWFPAWRVVTTRQTYYINAFTGEVATES; translated from the coding sequence ATGAATTGGGAAGTGGCGAAAAACTGGCTGTTGGCGGCGTTTCTGTTGCTCGATCTATTCCTCGGCTGGCAGGTGTATGAGAGCCGGCGGGAGATGCTGGGCTACGTGGCTTCCGCCTCCGATCGACTGGCCAACACGAAGACCATCCTGTCGGAGCACGGGTTCATCCTGGATACGACCGTTCCCTCGGAACATCCGAACATGGCATTCGTCCGCGCGGAATTTGCCAGCGTCTCTCTGGCGGATCTGGGGCGGGCGGCGTTCCCCGAGTCGAAGGCGCTGCAGATCGATGAGCAGGCCGGCATGGTGCGCTGCGCCCAAGGGGAGATCCATACCCTCGGCCAAGGGCAGTGGCAGGTCAACTACGCCACCCCTGTGCCGTTTTCAGACCAAGGCCTGTCCGGCCTGCCGGGGGTGGGGCAGGCCGGACAGTACCAGCCGGACACCGGGCGCACGCCGGCCAACCCGGCCGGGAAAGCGGGCGGCCCCGCGAACGGAATCCGTATGTTCGCGCAGACTGCCGCGGGTTTCCCGGTGTTCGACGCGGAGGTGCAGGTCGATGTGGCGGCGGGCCGCGCCACCGGATTCACGCAGACAGCGCTGACAGGCATCGCCCCCGTGGGCGACGCCAAGCCGACCATCAGCGCGATGGACGCGTTGGACAGTCTGGCCAGCGCGGTGGACAAATCGAGCAACGGGACGGATAATAAAATTCTGAGTGTAACCCTGGGGTATGTGCACAAGGTCACCAAATCGCCGGCGGGCGCACAGGAGATGCCTGCTCCAAATTACTGGTTCCCGGCCTGGCGGGTCGTCACCACTCGTCAAACCTACTATATCAACGCATTTACGGGCGAGGTCGCCACGGAATCGTAG